A region of uncultured Carboxylicivirga sp. DNA encodes the following proteins:
- a CDS encoding glycosyltransferase → MSQQLVKKKILIFIDWFLPGYKAGGPVRSMANMVEYLKDEYEFYIVTRNTDYTETLPYHGINSNSWVEFIPGVMVNYTDTKHQNKTVFFKLLNEIQPEIIYINGVYSWKFSILPLLITNYYGVKKVVVASRGMLAQSAIDVKGGKKQLFLKLARFLGLYRNVFFHATNEKEKQDIEKALGKGLKIKIADNLPTKEFIPFKQIVKTGGVLKLVSLARISPEKNTLYALERLLECKDLKGSIQFDLYGQIYNDDYWKDCKKIIDQLPENIRVEYKGTVDADIVGETIQKYHALYLPTRGENFGHVILESFMAGRPVLISDQTPWRGLEKQYCGWDISLQAVEDRQKAEVKRLEDREFSSKTEVIGWSSALAQLVGMQQGEYDRWCDGARKRADKFVNDPELREGYKRLFNDL, encoded by the coding sequence ATGAGTCAACAACTAGTAAAAAAGAAAATATTAATCTTTATTGATTGGTTTTTACCGGGTTATAAAGCGGGTGGTCCCGTGCGGTCAATGGCCAATATGGTGGAGTATCTAAAGGATGAATATGAATTTTATATTGTTACCCGAAATACGGATTATACTGAAACATTACCTTACCATGGGATTAATAGTAATTCGTGGGTAGAATTTATACCTGGGGTAATGGTCAATTATACAGATACTAAACATCAGAATAAAACTGTTTTTTTTAAATTATTAAATGAGATTCAACCAGAAATTATTTATATAAATGGGGTTTATTCATGGAAATTTTCCATTTTACCATTGCTGATCACCAATTATTATGGAGTTAAGAAGGTTGTAGTTGCATCCAGAGGGATGTTGGCTCAAAGCGCGATTGATGTGAAAGGAGGTAAAAAGCAGTTATTCCTAAAATTAGCAAGATTTTTGGGACTGTACCGGAATGTATTTTTTCATGCAACCAACGAAAAAGAAAAGCAGGATATTGAAAAGGCATTGGGTAAAGGTTTGAAGATTAAAATAGCGGATAATTTACCAACAAAAGAATTTATACCTTTTAAACAAATTGTTAAAACTGGTGGAGTGTTAAAGCTTGTTAGTCTGGCTCGTATCTCACCCGAAAAAAACACTTTGTATGCCCTTGAAAGACTTTTGGAATGCAAAGATTTAAAAGGTTCAATTCAGTTTGACTTATACGGACAAATATACAATGACGATTATTGGAAAGATTGTAAGAAAATTATAGATCAGTTGCCTGAGAATATTAGAGTGGAATATAAAGGAACAGTGGATGCAGATATTGTAGGTGAGACCATTCAAAAGTATCATGCATTGTATTTACCTACACGAGGAGAAAATTTCGGGCATGTAATATTGGAAAGTTTTATGGCCGGTAGACCGGTGCTTATTAGTGATCAAACACCATGGAGAGGTTTGGAGAAGCAATATTGTGGTTGGGATATAAGCTTACAGGCAGTAGAGGATAGGCAGAAGGCAGAAGTGAAGAGACTTGAGGATAGAGAGTTTAGTTCGAAGACCGAAGTTATTGGTTGGTCATCTGCCCTGGCGCAGTTGGTTGGTATGCAGCAGGGTGAGTACGATCGTTGGTGCGATGGAGCAAGAAAAAGAGCTGATAAATTTGTAAATGATCCTGAGTTAAGGGAGGGGTATAAGAGGTTGTTTAATGATTTGTAA
- a CDS encoding nucleotidyltransferase family protein has translation MMKNQEALIKEIVEDLILLNRIADKSVDYNKFLPKELIKYGIKHGVGSNIYYLIKRGKISGVDQQDLIEWKKNYLQASLQFQIKFQTFLQIQKLFEDNNIPLITLKGFALAISLYEEEGVRPMGDMDILVPEDKGQLALSVLLKAGAKQVHTPRSVLHEEVHSHVRAIVFNGVLIEIHQRLFSLGNLYYVPTYKCFETYKSINYHNKEINVLSDVMMGYHLICHAAYNIKNGGLRFGWLLDIALLLSRQKDIETYTEQILKMFTGTKKEMLDILMISSVLLVSEKRNKLFFGNDEYSIKELIRIMMLEKDSKKLHKVNNLKEIWNLPGFKNKILMTWFEMFPSKEYMIEWNNYREDFLLKLYLKRLLHIR, from the coding sequence ATGATGAAGAATCAAGAGGCTCTTATAAAGGAAATCGTAGAGGACTTAATACTACTAAATCGAATTGCGGATAAATCTGTTGACTACAATAAATTTCTACCTAAAGAACTTATAAAATATGGGATTAAGCATGGTGTCGGTTCTAATATTTACTATCTAATAAAAAGAGGAAAAATCAGTGGAGTTGACCAACAAGATTTAATTGAGTGGAAAAAAAACTATCTTCAGGCATCTTTGCAATTTCAGATTAAATTTCAGACATTCCTTCAGATTCAAAAATTATTCGAAGATAACAATATCCCGTTAATAACATTAAAGGGGTTTGCATTAGCGATATCTTTATATGAGGAAGAGGGTGTCAGACCTATGGGAGATATGGATATTCTGGTTCCTGAAGATAAAGGGCAACTGGCTTTATCTGTTTTACTAAAAGCTGGTGCTAAACAGGTTCATACACCACGTTCGGTTTTGCACGAAGAGGTACATTCTCATGTAAGGGCCATTGTTTTTAATGGTGTATTAATTGAGATACATCAACGTTTGTTTTCTCTTGGAAATCTATATTATGTACCTACTTATAAATGCTTTGAAACATATAAGTCAATTAACTATCATAATAAGGAGATAAATGTATTAAGCGATGTAATGATGGGGTATCATCTTATTTGTCATGCTGCTTATAATATTAAAAATGGGGGGCTTCGTTTTGGATGGTTACTTGATATTGCTTTATTACTATCGAGACAAAAAGATATTGAGACATATACTGAACAAATACTTAAAATGTTTACTGGAACAAAGAAAGAAATGTTAGATATCCTGATGATATCTTCCGTATTGTTAGTTTCAGAAAAGAGGAATAAATTATTTTTTGGTAATGATGAATACTCAATAAAAGAGCTAATCAGAATAATGATGCTCGAAAAAGATTCAAAAAAACTCCATAAAGTGAATAATTTGAAGGAGATATGGAATCTTCCGGGATTTAAAAATAAAATTTTGATGACCTGGTTTGAAATGTTTCCATCAAAAGAATATATGATTGAATGGAATAATTACAGGGAAGATTTTTTGTTAAAACTTTATTTAAAAAGATTATTGCATATCCGTTAA
- a CDS encoding MraY family glycosyltransferase, which yields MNELTIQLLIPFATFLSFIVVFLSIPTILRVAKMKNLFDEPNKRTVHRVKIPTLGGMAIFIGFIFTYTLFVDWFKFPHIPFLTPALVIIFAIGIKDDILATAPMVKLGGQLLAALIIVGLGQVVLTDFHGFFGIQPNAFWGTIFTIFTIIFLVNGFNLIDGIDGLAAVTGIITLFSFSIWFFINGEYHIPVLAAALIGGLLAFAYYNIFSKRQKIFMGDTGSLVLGFLVAVVAIRFSEMNAVAHRTMLDYQMNSAPAVAMAILIVPFIDTVRVFFLRVSQGNSPFMADKNHIHHRMLALGFTHLQVSLIIGAVNIAFVILGFSLRNIGMLKLTILVFTLGMTVAYIPSWVLYYKKRHLIRRLKQIKNKANMFIF from the coding sequence ATGAACGAATTAACAATTCAACTCTTAATACCCTTCGCTACTTTCTTATCATTTATTGTAGTGTTTCTTTCGATACCAACTATTCTCAGGGTTGCTAAGATGAAAAACCTTTTTGATGAGCCTAACAAAAGAACGGTTCATCGGGTAAAAATCCCAACACTGGGCGGTATGGCTATTTTTATTGGGTTTATTTTTACCTATACGTTATTTGTTGACTGGTTTAAATTTCCTCATATCCCCTTTCTAACTCCTGCTTTGGTAATCATTTTTGCCATTGGTATTAAAGATGATATACTGGCAACAGCTCCTATGGTAAAACTTGGAGGTCAGTTATTAGCTGCGTTGATTATTGTGGGGTTGGGGCAGGTAGTGCTGACTGATTTTCATGGTTTCTTTGGTATTCAACCCAATGCTTTCTGGGGAACGATCTTTACGATTTTTACCATTATTTTTTTAGTGAATGGATTTAACCTGATTGATGGAATTGATGGTTTGGCAGCGGTAACCGGAATAATTACCTTGTTTTCATTTTCTATCTGGTTTTTTATTAATGGTGAATATCATATTCCTGTTCTGGCTGCAGCATTAATTGGTGGATTACTGGCTTTTGCCTATTATAATATTTTTTCAAAAAGGCAGAAAATATTTATGGGTGATACAGGGTCGTTGGTATTAGGGTTTCTGGTAGCTGTTGTTGCCATTCGTTTTAGTGAAATGAATGCTGTTGCTCATAGAACAATGCTTGATTACCAGATGAATAGTGCTCCGGCTGTAGCAATGGCCATTTTAATTGTTCCTTTTATTGATACGGTTAGAGTTTTCTTTCTGAGGGTTTCGCAAGGGAATTCACCATTTATGGCCGATAAAAATCATATTCATCACCGGATGTTGGCATTAGGATTTACTCATCTTCAGGTTTCATTGATTATTGGAGCTGTCAATATTGCTTTTGTTATTCTTGGTTTTTCACTTCGAAATATAGGAATGCTTAAATTGACAATTTTAGTATTTACTTTGGGTATGACAGTTGCCTATATTCCTTCCTGGGTATTATATTATAAAAAGCGTCATTTGATTCGTCGATTAAAACAGATTAAGAATAAAGCGAATATGTTTATTTTTTAG
- a CDS encoding polysaccharide biosynthesis/export family protein — MHSFFSTINNKNKYLFLSGIILLTTLFSCIPQKEIVLLQDHSTDKNYDNPYSDMKGITDQYILQPNDYLFVNVSTPDEKISEFFNQRRSGNMAGGQQNQNFFYYQIDDSMNIDFPYVGKINLKDCNVVQGKEKVKEALKPFLKEYSLIFKLATNTFTTLGEFRNQGVHNMTKEQITIFEAVAIAGGVTPYGKQKKLQLLRQLPEGPITYIIDLTDKNIVNSEYYYIYPNDMLYVRPMRAKQFGIGESFSLGIITGVLALYLTINTIIK; from the coding sequence ATGCATTCATTCTTCTCTACCATAAACAATAAAAACAAATATCTGTTTTTATCAGGAATAATTCTCCTGACAACTTTATTCAGTTGTATACCACAGAAGGAAATCGTTTTGCTTCAGGATCATAGTACAGATAAAAACTATGATAATCCATACAGTGATATGAAAGGAATTACTGACCAATATATTTTACAGCCTAACGACTACCTTTTTGTTAATGTATCTACACCAGATGAAAAAATATCAGAGTTTTTCAATCAAAGACGTTCCGGAAATATGGCAGGAGGTCAACAAAACCAAAATTTCTTTTATTATCAGATTGATGATAGTATGAACATAGATTTCCCCTATGTTGGTAAAATTAATTTGAAAGACTGTAATGTAGTTCAAGGAAAAGAAAAAGTAAAGGAAGCCTTAAAACCATTTTTAAAAGAATACAGTCTGATCTTTAAACTGGCAACTAACACTTTCACAACTCTTGGTGAATTCCGTAACCAGGGAGTTCATAATATGACTAAGGAACAAATTACTATTTTTGAGGCAGTAGCCATTGCCGGTGGTGTCACTCCCTATGGTAAGCAGAAGAAATTACAATTACTTCGTCAATTGCCTGAAGGTCCGATAACTTATATCATTGATCTGACAGATAAAAACATAGTCAACTCTGAATATTACTATATCTACCCGAATGATATGTTGTATGTTCGTCCTATGCGGGCCAAACAGTTTGGCATTGGAGAATCCTTCTCATTGGGCATCATAACAGGTGTACTGGCACTTTACCTGACAATTAATACAATCATCAAATAA
- a CDS encoding polysaccharide biosynthesis tyrosine autokinase: MVQNQTNSNQSSGFNFDTKHFLFDLLHYWWLFAITVPLSIAIVYTAHRYIQPTYRASISLLIEEKGEKMPTGNMMEGFGLTPGQQNIENQMAVLTSWDVIKETVDQLDFHLSYFIQGRMKHTEVYHDEPFTVTFDSLHQQILNTPIYLELINKNEYKIKVHTENSGTYVYKDNRNGSGSGPLNFEQTYRFGEVVDLPWGRFKIENHKGTSSSQQEIYFIFNHPQSIAASYKSTLRTFRANETSSIIRVSVTGKNNLKNTIFLNQLAKVFIAKNLEQKNQIATNTIKFIEEQLGVISDSLYLTGSELSHFRTSNQIQSVSAKSEYLFSGLQDMEQQLAEYEITKQYYNYLINYFSNDFTGNEVIAPAQYDVGNNLLSEQISQIMELNSQRLSMRGTFSEDLNLANREVETQIQVATKTLLKTINSQLDIINQTINRINSNKEKNEKELYSLPETERKLLGIERKFELNNEVYTFLLRKRSEAQIQKASNTPDHKVLEAAQSNGMIAPNVNGNYKNGLMIGLILPLAFIGLRQLLNNKILDEEDIKKITQSPIIGQILHNSKEESNVVQHHPKSVITESFRRVRTRLDFLTQDIPCPVVSVTSSIPGEGKTFCALNIAAALAISGKKTVILGFDLRKPGLNKLVDTHKATGISNYLIGKATYDEIKVKHQQNNLTIIPSGDIPPNPSELISSPKTQILFEELKKEFDIIIVDTPPMGIVSDPFLLARHADSLIFLVRQNHSIKKITEQTLRNISEEGIRNVGILLNDLSMKKGYGYGYNYRYNYGYRYTYGHGYYED, from the coding sequence GTGGTACAGAATCAAACAAATAGTAACCAGTCATCCGGTTTTAATTTCGACACTAAACATTTTTTATTTGATTTACTGCATTACTGGTGGTTATTTGCCATAACAGTACCATTAAGCATTGCTATTGTATATACTGCTCACCGTTACATTCAACCTACCTACAGGGCATCCATATCCTTATTAATTGAAGAAAAAGGTGAAAAGATGCCTACTGGTAATATGATGGAAGGTTTTGGCCTTACACCAGGACAGCAAAATATTGAAAACCAAATGGCTGTTCTTACATCCTGGGACGTTATTAAGGAAACGGTTGATCAACTTGATTTTCATCTCAGTTATTTTATTCAGGGTAGAATGAAACATACCGAGGTGTATCATGATGAACCTTTTACGGTCACTTTTGATTCCTTGCATCAACAAATCTTAAATACACCCATCTATCTTGAATTGATCAATAAGAATGAATACAAAATAAAGGTTCATACAGAAAATTCAGGAACATACGTTTACAAAGACAACAGAAATGGATCCGGTTCCGGTCCTCTAAATTTTGAACAAACCTATCGTTTTGGAGAAGTTGTTGATCTTCCATGGGGACGATTCAAGATAGAAAACCACAAGGGAACCAGTTCATCGCAGCAGGAGATATATTTTATTTTTAATCATCCTCAAAGTATTGCTGCCAGTTACAAATCTACCTTAAGAACTTTCAGAGCTAACGAAACATCTTCAATAATACGTGTTTCGGTTACAGGCAAAAACAACCTTAAAAATACCATTTTCCTGAATCAACTGGCTAAAGTTTTTATTGCTAAAAACCTTGAACAGAAGAATCAGATTGCGACCAACACTATCAAATTTATTGAAGAGCAATTAGGTGTGATATCTGACTCACTATACCTTACCGGTTCTGAATTAAGCCATTTCAGAACCAGTAATCAGATTCAAAGTGTATCCGCTAAATCAGAATATCTATTTAGTGGTTTGCAAGACATGGAGCAGCAACTGGCCGAATACGAAATAACAAAGCAGTACTATAATTATCTGATTAATTACTTCTCAAACGATTTTACGGGTAATGAAGTCATTGCTCCAGCGCAATACGATGTAGGAAATAATCTCTTATCTGAACAGATTAGTCAGATTATGGAGTTGAACTCACAGCGACTAAGCATGCGCGGTACATTTAGTGAGGACCTGAATCTTGCCAACAGGGAGGTCGAGACACAAATACAGGTTGCAACAAAAACATTACTAAAAACAATAAACAGTCAACTTGATATTATTAACCAAACCATCAATCGTATAAATAGTAACAAAGAGAAGAATGAAAAAGAACTGTATTCCCTCCCTGAGACTGAAAGAAAACTACTGGGAATAGAACGTAAGTTTGAGTTAAACAACGAAGTATATACATTTCTGCTACGAAAAAGATCGGAAGCCCAAATACAGAAAGCCTCCAACACTCCTGATCACAAGGTTCTGGAAGCTGCACAAAGTAACGGTATGATTGCACCTAATGTTAATGGCAATTACAAAAATGGCTTGATGATAGGTTTAATTCTTCCTTTAGCTTTTATTGGTCTTCGTCAGTTGCTTAATAATAAAATACTGGATGAGGAAGATATTAAGAAGATAACCCAATCTCCAATTATCGGACAAATATTGCATAATTCTAAAGAAGAAAGTAACGTAGTGCAGCATCATCCTAAATCGGTTATTACTGAAAGTTTCAGGAGAGTGCGAACCCGGCTTGATTTTTTAACACAGGATATTCCCTGTCCGGTTGTTAGTGTAACTTCCTCCATTCCCGGAGAAGGCAAAACCTTTTGTGCTTTGAATATTGCAGCTGCATTAGCCATCAGTGGTAAGAAAACGGTAATACTTGGCTTTGACCTTAGAAAACCCGGATTAAATAAATTGGTGGATACTCATAAAGCAACTGGTATATCCAATTATCTTATTGGTAAGGCCACTTACGATGAAATTAAGGTTAAGCATCAACAAAATAACTTAACTATTATACCTTCAGGTGATATACCACCGAATCCTTCAGAACTGATAAGTTCTCCAAAGACTCAAATTCTATTTGAGGAGTTAAAAAAGGAATTTGATATCATTATTGTGGATACTCCTCCAATGGGAATTGTTTCTGATCCGTTTCTACTGGCCAGACATGCTGATTCTTTAATTTTCCTGGTAAGACAAAATCACTCTATAAAAAAGATTACAGAACAGACCTTACGAAATATTTCTGAAGAAGGAATCAGAAATGTTGGTATCCTTTTAAATGATCTTAGCATGAAGAAAGGTTATGGTTATGGTTATAATTATCGATACAATTATGGCTATCGATATACCTATGGCCATGGCTACTATGAGGATTAA
- the menB gene encoding 1,4-dihydroxy-2-naphthoyl-CoA synthase, with translation MSAVSWTSVKEYEDIKFEFAEGIAKITINRPRVYNAFRPKTVKELIEAFDICRERQDVGVVVLTGAGDKAFCSGGDQNVKGYGGYVDDDGVPRLNVLDLHKRIRSLPKPVVAMVNGYAIGGGHVLHVVCDLTIASDNAIFGQSGPKVGSFDGGFGSSYLARHVGQKKAREIWFLCKQYSAQEAEDMGLVNRVVPLDQLEEATIEWCKIMLQRSPMALRMIKRGLNAELDGQTGIMEMAGDATLMFYLMEEAQEGRKAFLEKRDPDFQQFPKFP, from the coding sequence ATGAGCGCAGTAAGCTGGACTTCTGTTAAGGAGTATGAAGATATAAAGTTTGAATTTGCCGAAGGTATTGCAAAAATTACTATTAACCGTCCAAGGGTATATAATGCCTTTCGTCCCAAGACAGTAAAAGAGCTGATTGAGGCGTTTGATATTTGTCGCGAACGTCAGGACGTTGGAGTTGTGGTATTAACCGGTGCAGGTGATAAGGCATTTTGTTCAGGAGGTGATCAGAATGTTAAAGGTTATGGTGGTTATGTTGATGATGACGGAGTGCCTCGTTTGAATGTTCTGGACTTGCATAAGCGAATTCGTTCACTACCTAAGCCTGTGGTAGCCATGGTGAATGGATATGCTATTGGTGGAGGACATGTTTTGCATGTGGTTTGTGATTTAACCATTGCTTCAGATAATGCTATTTTTGGTCAGAGTGGACCAAAGGTTGGTAGTTTTGATGGAGGTTTTGGTTCATCATATCTGGCTCGTCATGTAGGTCAGAAAAAAGCCCGTGAGATTTGGTTCCTTTGCAAGCAATATTCAGCTCAGGAGGCCGAAGATATGGGATTGGTCAATAGAGTGGTTCCTTTGGATCAGCTTGAAGAAGCAACCATTGAATGGTGTAAAATTATGCTTCAACGCAGCCCTATGGCATTGCGTATGATCAAACGCGGTCTTAATGCTGAATTGGATGGTCAGACTGGTATTATGGAGATGGCAGGTGATGCAACTTTGATGTTCTACCTAATGGAAGAAGCACAGGAAGGACGTAAGGCCTTCTTAGAAAAGAGAGACCCTGATTTTCAGCAATTTCCTAAATTTCCCTGA
- the menD gene encoding 2-succinyl-5-enolpyruvyl-6-hydroxy-3-cyclohexene-1-carboxylic-acid synthase yields MNKPVSEKKVVKTLVDICLAEGLREVVISPGSRNAPLTITFAAHPEFNCYSVVDERSAGFFALGIAQQTRKPVALVCTSGSALLNYAPAISEAYYQNIPLVVISADRPMEWIDQGDGQTIRQIGALDNVVKYSCNIPTYLEENDWYVKRLVSEAFYNCLNRKPGPVHINLPLREPLYGKTVHPADDIRLIKQYQAEYRLSNEQVEDLSSVWNNSDRILIMVGSQFPDAELQQILNQLSEFEQVVVLSEVSSNISGANIVGGIDKVVATITEEEVHFFKPNLLITMDGAVVSKMVKKFLRSYPAKHHWHLSSVNRHLDTYKQLTASIESEPLDFFKQLLPNLNSKKSHFKTTWLNRRERSENHHAEYMEKIPWSDLNMFDHLQAKLPEDYMIQWGNSSAIRYAQLFEEFQKYESFCNRGTSGIDGCTSTAVGASYITQKPTLLVSGDLSFLYDSNGLWNSYLKPNLRILVFNNGGGGIFRFIPGPSDTEELETYFEAKHSLIVKPLAEMYGLDYLLAENQEELDSQLDKLFMVSEKAVILEVKTPNKENASVLKTYFKRLKEEL; encoded by the coding sequence ATGAATAAACCTGTTTCCGAGAAGAAAGTTGTAAAAACTTTAGTAGATATATGTTTGGCAGAAGGGTTAAGGGAAGTGGTCATTTCACCCGGATCAAGAAATGCTCCTTTAACCATTACCTTTGCTGCTCATCCCGAGTTTAATTGTTATAGTGTGGTTGATGAACGTAGTGCAGGTTTTTTTGCATTGGGTATTGCTCAGCAAACAAGAAAACCTGTAGCTCTTGTGTGCACTAGTGGTTCTGCATTATTAAATTATGCACCGGCAATTTCAGAAGCTTATTATCAAAATATACCATTGGTAGTGATTAGTGCTGACCGTCCAATGGAGTGGATTGATCAGGGTGATGGTCAAACGATTCGTCAGATTGGAGCTTTGGATAATGTAGTGAAATACTCGTGTAATATACCTACCTATCTCGAAGAGAATGACTGGTACGTAAAGCGCCTGGTAAGTGAGGCATTTTATAATTGCCTGAACCGCAAACCCGGACCAGTTCATATCAATTTACCTTTACGTGAACCTTTATATGGTAAAACAGTCCATCCAGCTGATGATATCAGGCTGATAAAACAATACCAGGCAGAATACCGCTTGTCCAATGAACAGGTTGAAGATTTGTCTTCGGTCTGGAATAATTCAGACAGGATATTGATTATGGTTGGATCGCAATTTCCGGATGCAGAGTTGCAGCAAATATTAAATCAATTGTCAGAATTTGAGCAGGTAGTTGTACTTTCTGAGGTGTCATCCAATATAAGTGGTGCAAACATTGTTGGGGGTATCGATAAAGTTGTAGCGACCATCACTGAAGAGGAAGTTCATTTTTTTAAACCTAATCTATTGATTACCATGGATGGGGCAGTGGTCTCCAAAATGGTTAAGAAATTCCTGCGCTCATATCCGGCAAAACATCATTGGCATTTAAGTTCTGTTAATCGTCATTTGGATACATATAAGCAGTTGACAGCTTCAATTGAATCCGAACCTTTGGATTTCTTTAAGCAGTTATTGCCTAATCTTAATTCAAAGAAGAGCCATTTTAAAACAACCTGGTTAAATAGAAGAGAACGTTCAGAGAATCATCATGCTGAATACATGGAGAAAATACCATGGAGTGATCTGAATATGTTTGACCATCTTCAGGCAAAATTACCTGAAGATTACATGATTCAGTGGGGAAATAGTTCTGCAATTAGATATGCTCAATTATTCGAAGAATTTCAGAAATATGAATCGTTCTGTAACCGTGGTACAAGTGGTATAGATGGATGCACCAGTACGGCTGTTGGAGCATCATACATTACTCAAAAACCAACTTTACTGGTTAGTGGTGATTTATCATTTTTGTATGATAGCAATGGATTATGGAATTCATATCTGAAACCAAATCTTCGCATTCTGGTTTTTAATAATGGAGGAGGAGGTATATTCCGTTTTATTCCGGGACCATCAGATACTGAAGAGTTAGAAACATACTTTGAGGCTAAGCACAGTTTAATTGTAAAACCTTTGGCTGAAATGTATGGTTTGGATTATTTGTTGGCTGAGAATCAAGAGGAATTAGATAGTCAGTTAGATAAGCTTTTTATGGTAAGTGAAAAAGCTGTTATATTAGAAGTTAAAACACCTAACAAAGAAAATGCTAGTGTGTTAAAAACATATTTTAAACGCTTAAAGGAAGAATTATGA
- a CDS encoding isochorismate synthase, protein MNTTHIPEKISDLIRLGANSVILYRLPHQNNKILQIGMASYAKEVKEEWLNNGFIIHPFNAENFRSIYVSRELNYEFEGVLSEDIAYKVISLYQQYLKYDEDVEITFEEYHQQFNMMYNALMNGELDKVILSRIKKVPSFAVENVIHFFNELCGLYEHAFVYTLVTPETGVWIGAGPELLLGKSHESLQTVSLAGTLPNKPNTLWSLKEEDEQALVTDYMKTVLDNNNIQDYQINGPYTMKAGQVKHLRTDFKFNSSQLGSGLMRLLTQLHPTPAVCGMPKERAIDHISEIESNRREYYAGFLGPVNNGNFSFYVNIRCLKLTHSHASLYLGGGLTRGSEVNKEWEETELKAQTLLSVLKNIANLQGYE, encoded by the coding sequence GTGAATACAACGCATATACCAGAAAAGATAAGTGATTTGATAAGATTGGGTGCAAACTCAGTTATTCTTTACAGATTACCACATCAAAACAATAAAATACTTCAGATAGGAATGGCTTCTTATGCAAAAGAAGTTAAGGAAGAATGGCTTAATAATGGTTTTATTATTCATCCTTTTAATGCAGAGAATTTCAGGTCAATCTATGTCAGTCGGGAATTAAATTATGAATTTGAAGGAGTTTTGTCTGAAGATATTGCTTATAAAGTGATCTCGTTATATCAACAATATTTGAAATATGATGAAGATGTTGAAATAACTTTTGAAGAGTATCATCAACAATTTAATATGATGTATAATGCTCTTATGAATGGTGAGCTCGATAAAGTAATTCTGTCACGAATTAAGAAAGTACCTTCCTTTGCTGTTGAGAATGTTATTCATTTCTTCAATGAACTTTGTGGTTTGTATGAACATGCGTTTGTATATACTTTGGTAACACCCGAAACCGGAGTGTGGATTGGTGCTGGACCTGAACTTTTATTGGGTAAATCGCATGAATCATTGCAAACAGTTTCTTTGGCAGGGACATTACCCAACAAACCAAATACTTTATGGAGCCTTAAAGAAGAAGATGAGCAGGCTTTAGTTACTGATTATATGAAAACAGTGCTGGATAATAACAATATTCAGGATTACCAAATAAACGGTCCTTATACGATGAAGGCCGGTCAGGTGAAACATCTCAGAACCGATTTTAAGTTTAATTCATCACAGTTGGGAAGCGGTTTAATGAGGCTGTTAACTCAACTTCACCCTACACCAGCCGTGTGTGGAATGCCAAAGGAAAGGGCAATTGACCATATTTCAGAGATTGAATCTAACCGACGAGAATATTATGCGGGTTTTTTAGGCCCGGTTAATAATGGTAACTTTTCTTTTTATGTTAATATCAGGTGTTTGAAACTAACTCACTCTCATGCTTCTTTGTATTTAGGAGGTGGTTTAACACGTGGAAGTGAAGTAAACAAAGAATGGGAAGAGACAGAACTGAAGGCTCAAACCCTTTTGTCGGTATTAAAAAATATAGCAAATTTGCAGGGTTATGAATAA